In Bacteroidales bacterium WCE2008, one genomic interval encodes:
- a CDS encoding YD repeat-containing protein (partial gene;~manually curated), translated as MKFTRFRSSVLKPLLIHLFILLVNSFVSNGQDYSLVPDNIQVYTPNAYEMVKYGRVPVDYFNGLANVTIPLTDVRAHGYTLPVYLTYHGSGNLTEQHPGWVGQGWFLHAGGSITRVQNGQRDEYSSPLEYEGFSPTAYIDIATEFQKGFDVGGAGYSDYYPDEFIVNIEGINASFYITGYDRQTGKIEVKIVSKGDVDFDVEFKLDYDYTISGLKLYEDDNQPGHAFIAERDRYIKSFIIRDREGNSYYFGGDDNSIEYSVEQFLDENSTGGLWQGVATATSWMLTKIERTNGEEIYLNYKRDGVPIVLRDSHYCYSSARKTVGFRDLLSKIIFRLMGDEDSGSYEIPIAPCDNSFDKYKKKNLRFRFLMPVYLEEIYCKISGDGLSFNTERTTERQYDIKKEDFETRVGKCSLFGGRPTELRFSFEDFMSENYYLQLSSIEGHNLRIDFDYTSKLDERLKLLSIKFSGETEDFDQSYRFEYNPTKLPGYNARQSDRWGYYNGRKYSVQFTSDTKDYLYEDRIPDAYYMQAELLTKIVYPTGGSTTFEYEPHSYGKIATQFPFGVNTLFKNEIAGGVRIKSITDWDGRHNEKRVFIYEDPSCSGELSSGILSGKLSFREDWVDSHDGVTVYVWQFNEESLKRVSDTNGNHVTYSCVKECMPDGSAIRYYYTNHDYAEACDSGPNYRTADDYGCWDESRLAFFSPFNSGELFRGLLLEKEMLDQRGRVVQREINKYNIDKSRFINTTTLGMMVYHVAAYSKIYYGYPCLLETSITEYPTEPNSSPHVVTTTYTYNSNRKVTSVEKNSGAESYGQHLYYPSDRNGKTYEGMISLGMSGVPVGIAKTHNGKVISSQELTYRKTYTDRNGSYDNTSYLPSKLYSLKTDASITESTYGNSPFSYIDPKPDIEYLKYNGHGDLLGMRTADGVSIAYGWNESGNNSYIATNVRTQMARNKDLPNTKTYTLRFTDQLIDEFEFDTIESSTVEFYLGNRQHYNLYYGIMVDGIQTGVVSFGFEEDPMPQSWIQFGSQYTQSARVTIPGGHHKVRILKFDGRKEGNVPDYPVGNLTVRHNNTTAVTSGVEDIVKYIDFESTGGNAEGFHSDYGHMGSYTVSQAVPSDRKYVLDYMKKGADKWSYYRQSFTGSATIGSSSTIIDNVRVYPEDADMKSYTWDDRDNLLSMTDKSGRTESYRYDNMERLLAVSDLYDNKISEYKYFLNSMDLAAMDYGGNFPSWRGLNCRVTYNYTSKSSENPNRSVKWYDGLGRDVGSSLLSYSTAGIVSTDIEYDALGREWKRYLPVPDDQRGEGVTTVYGETRPYEEAVYEASPLGRVSRSYGAGAAWRTADKYTGYTYTTNGSGAGLSCYRFELTYSGSSPLDGQIRNLGLWSAGSLTVVKVKDEDGREAYEFKDLAGNTVLNRKVDENGYLDTYMIYDGKGRLVAVLPPMLSSTVEGATTTALSSQSVRNYGYLYRYDGRNRCIAKKLPGAGWTYMVYDAADRLVFSQDAEQRKDGRWSFTLADILGRNCASGICYNVIDVFDSPYDNQNIVALKPSELNGSLMGYTVTGVSLTNPTVLSANYYDDYDFITSSSVPSAVRTKLQYATGPSSYSGTKWNNAAGSLTGSASRILGEDPTNDYIWSSVYYNGKGNAIQSRSTRQDGGVDITNTVYTFTGSPSKIHVNHNRGTGGAIVEEYQYTYDAWGREKTVKHRLDGGTWVNISDKTYDKIGRLSSDKRNGTAALKQTYTYNPRSWVKKLTGPGFTETLYYETSRSGNTPQWGGNISTVTWKGQDGSVTNTDNYVYDPLSRLKSAISKAGSIVNYRETYSYDKHGNMLSYSHTGLDG; from the coding sequence ATGAAATTCACACGATTTCGTTCAAGTGTTTTGAAGCCACTTCTGATCCATTTATTTATTCTGCTTGTCAACTCTTTTGTCTCTAATGGACAAGATTATTCTCTAGTACCTGATAATATTCAGGTGTATACTCCTAATGCGTACGAGATGGTTAAATATGGTCGAGTTCCGGTTGATTATTTCAATGGCCTTGCCAACGTCACGATTCCTCTGACTGATGTCAGAGCCCATGGATACACATTGCCGGTATACCTTACCTACCATGGTTCGGGTAACCTGACTGAGCAACATCCCGGCTGGGTCGGCCAGGGCTGGTTTCTGCATGCAGGAGGAAGTATTACTAGGGTACAGAATGGACAAAGAGATGAATATTCCTCACCTTTGGAGTACGAAGGATTTTCACCGACAGCTTATATTGATATTGCGACTGAATTCCAAAAAGGCTTCGATGTAGGAGGAGCAGGCTATTCCGATTATTATCCGGACGAGTTCATTGTCAATATAGAGGGGATAAATGCATCCTTTTATATCACCGGTTATGATAGGCAAACCGGGAAAATCGAAGTGAAGATTGTTTCTAAAGGAGATGTCGATTTTGATGTTGAATTCAAATTGGATTACGATTACACAATCAGTGGCTTAAAACTTTATGAAGACGATAATCAGCCGGGACATGCCTTTATTGCTGAGAGAGACCGATATATCAAGTCCTTTATCATAAGGGATCGTGAAGGGAATTCCTATTATTTCGGTGGTGATGATAATTCGATAGAATATTCTGTCGAACAGTTCCTCGATGAAAATTCTACGGGGGGATTATGGCAAGGTGTAGCAACGGCAACATCATGGATGCTTACAAAAATAGAGCGCACCAATGGAGAAGAAATTTATTTAAACTACAAACGGGATGGTGTGCCGATTGTTCTTCGCGATAGCCATTATTGTTATTCGAGTGCTAGGAAAACCGTTGGGTTTAGAGACCTCCTTAGCAAAATTATTTTTCGCCTTATGGGCGATGAAGATAGTGGCTCTTATGAAATACCAATAGCCCCTTGCGATAATTCGTTTGATAAATATAAAAAAAAGAATCTGAGATTCAGATTCCTTATGCCGGTGTATTTAGAAGAAATATATTGTAAAATTTCAGGAGATGGGCTTTCGTTTAATACCGAACGGACAACAGAACGCCAATATGATATCAAAAAGGAAGATTTCGAAACAAGGGTCGGGAAATGTTCTCTTTTTGGGGGACGACCGACAGAGTTGAGATTTTCTTTTGAAGATTTCATGAGCGAGAACTATTATCTCCAGCTATCTTCTATAGAAGGCCACAACTTGAGAATCGATTTTGACTATACGTCAAAATTGGATGAACGTTTAAAGTTACTCTCTATTAAATTCAGCGGAGAAACAGAAGACTTCGACCAATCATATCGATTTGAATATAATCCGACGAAATTGCCTGGATATAATGCAAGACAATCTGATCGCTGGGGCTATTACAACGGCCGCAAGTATAGTGTGCAATTCACATCTGATACAAAAGACTACTTATATGAAGACCGTATCCCGGATGCATACTATATGCAAGCGGAGTTACTGACAAAGATTGTCTACCCAACAGGAGGCAGTACGACCTTCGAATATGAGCCACATAGCTATGGAAAGATTGCTACACAATTTCCGTTTGGAGTTAACACCTTGTTTAAAAACGAGATTGCTGGAGGTGTAAGAATTAAATCTATTACCGACTGGGATGGTAGACATAACGAAAAGCGCGTATTCATATATGAAGATCCATCATGTTCTGGGGAGCTTTCTTCCGGAATCCTCTCCGGCAAATTGTCATTCAGAGAAGATTGGGTTGATTCACATGACGGAGTAACAGTATATGTGTGGCAATTTAACGAAGAATCTCTGAAACGTGTATCAGATACAAATGGCAACCATGTTACATACAGTTGTGTAAAGGAATGTATGCCTGACGGCTCAGCGATACGCTACTATTATACGAATCATGATTATGCAGAAGCATGTGATTCGGGGCCAAATTATCGTACGGCGGATGATTATGGTTGTTGGGATGAATCACGTCTGGCCTTTTTTTCGCCTTTCAATAGTGGAGAACTCTTCCGAGGTCTTCTTTTAGAGAAAGAAATGCTTGATCAGAGAGGAAGGGTCGTCCAAAGAGAAATCAACAAATATAATATCGACAAAAGTAGGTTTATTAATACAACTACTTTAGGGATGATGGTATATCATGTAGCAGCATATTCAAAAATATATTATGGCTATCCGTGTCTTTTGGAGACATCAATCACCGAGTATCCAACGGAGCCAAACAGCAGCCCTCATGTCGTCACGACGACATATACATACAACAGCAATAGAAAAGTCACCTCAGTCGAGAAGAATTCGGGGGCGGAAAGCTACGGTCAGCATCTTTACTATCCTTCCGACCGTAACGGAAAGACTTACGAGGGTATGATATCACTGGGAATGAGTGGCGTTCCAGTAGGCATTGCCAAGACACATAACGGCAAGGTGATAAGTTCGCAGGAATTGACATATAGAAAGACGTATACTGACAGAAATGGAAGTTATGATAATACTTCTTATCTGCCATCGAAGCTCTACTCATTGAAGACCGATGCCTCCATTACAGAATCTACCTATGGAAATTCTCCATTTTCATATATTGATCCAAAACCTGACATCGAGTATCTGAAATATAATGGGCACGGCGACCTGCTTGGTATGCGGACTGCGGACGGGGTCAGTATCGCATATGGATGGAACGAATCTGGAAATAATAGCTATATTGCAACAAATGTCCGAACTCAAATGGCTAGGAACAAGGATCTTCCGAACACGAAGACATATACGCTTCGGTTCACCGACCAGCTTATAGATGAATTCGAGTTTGATACAATCGAGAGCAGTACCGTCGAGTTCTATCTCGGGAACCGTCAGCACTACAACCTTTATTATGGGATCATGGTCGACGGCATTCAGACAGGTGTCGTATCATTCGGTTTTGAGGAAGACCCCATGCCGCAATCGTGGATTCAGTTCGGCTCTCAATACACACAGTCGGCAAGAGTAACCATTCCTGGCGGACATCACAAGGTCAGGATCTTAAAATTCGATGGTCGCAAGGAAGGCAACGTTCCGGATTATCCGGTAGGCAACCTGACTGTCCGGCATAACAATACCACAGCCGTCACTTCCGGTGTTGAAGACATAGTAAAATATATAGACTTCGAATCCACTGGCGGTAACGCTGAAGGGTTCCATAGTGATTATGGCCATATGGGAAGCTATACGGTAAGCCAGGCTGTTCCTTCGGACAGGAAGTACGTTCTGGACTACATGAAGAAGGGCGCCGACAAGTGGTCATACTACCGTCAGTCGTTCACGGGAAGCGCGACTATCGGTTCTTCCTCGACAATCATCGACAACGTACGCGTCTATCCCGAGGATGCCGATATGAAGTCCTACACGTGGGATGACCGCGACAATCTCCTCTCGATGACCGACAAGAGCGGAAGGACCGAGTCATATAGATATGACAATATGGAAAGACTGCTTGCCGTCTCTGATCTTTACGACAATAAAATTTCCGAATATAAGTATTTCCTTAACAGTATGGATCTGGCCGCAATGGATTATGGCGGCAACTTTCCATCATGGAGAGGTTTAAACTGCCGGGTGACATACAACTATACATCAAAATCATCCGAGAATCCAAACAGATCTGTCAAATGGTACGATGGGCTTGGACGAGATGTCGGCAGCAGCCTACTTTCTTACTCTACAGCTGGGATAGTATCCACGGACATAGAGTACGACGCTCTCGGCAGGGAGTGGAAGCGCTATCTCCCCGTCCCGGACGACCAGCGCGGCGAGGGAGTGACCACCGTCTATGGCGAGACACGTCCATATGAGGAGGCCGTCTACGAGGCATCCCCGCTCGGTCGCGTCTCACGCAGTTACGGTGCCGGTGCCGCATGGCGTACTGCCGACAAGTATACCGGTTATACCTATACTACCAACGGCTCGGGCGCAGGTCTGTCCTGCTACCGGTTCGAGCTGACCTATTCGGGATCGTCTCCGCTCGACGGCCAGATTCGCAACTTGGGCCTGTGGAGCGCGGGCAGCCTGACGGTCGTCAAGGTCAAGGACGAGGACGGCCGCGAGGCCTACGAGTTCAAGGACCTTGCCGGCAACACGGTGCTGAACCGCAAGGTCGACGAGAACGGCTACCTCGATACGTACATGATCTATGACGGCAAGGGACGCCTTGTCGCAGTGCTCCCGCCGATGCTGTCCTCGACAGTGGAAGGGGCCACGACTACTGCCCTCTCCAGCCAGTCCGTCCGGAACTACGGATATCTGTACCGCTACGACGGACGGAACCGCTGCATCGCCAAGAAACTCCCGGGCGCGGGCTGGACGTACATGGTATATGACGCCGCCGACCGGCTGGTGTTCAGCCAGGATGCGGAACAGCGCAAGGACGGCCGCTGGAGCTTCACCCTCGCCGACATTCTCGGGCGCAATTGCGCCAGCGGAATCTGCTACAATGTCATCGACGTGTTCGACAGTCCGTATGACAACCAGAATATCGTCGCCCTGAAGCCATCAGAATTGAACGGAAGCCTGATGGGCTATACGGTAACGGGAGTTTCCCTCACCAATCCTACGGTCCTGTCGGCCAACTACTATGACGACTATGACTTCATAACATCTTCATCGGTTCCTTCTGCTGTCCGGACAAAACTGCAGTACGCAACCGGGCCGTCCAGCTACAGCGGAACCAAGTGGAACAACGCGGCCGGCAGCCTTACCGGAAGCGCCAGCAGGATACTCGGTGAAGACCCGACCAATGATTATATCTGGTCGTCAGTATACTACAACGGGAAGGGCAATGCAATCCAGAGCCGCAGCACCCGCCAGGACGGCGGAGTCGACATCACCAATACCGTATATACGTTTACTGGCAGCCCGTCAAAAATCCATGTGAACCACAACCGGGGAACCGGAGGTGCGATTGTCGAGGAATACCAGTACACATATGACGCATGGGGACGAGAAAAGACCGTCAAGCATCGTCTTGACGGCGGGACGTGGGTTAATATATCGGACAAGACCTATGATAAAATCGGCCGCCTGTCTTCCGACAAAAGAAATGGAACTGCGGCTCTTAAGCAGACATATACCTACAATCCGCGGTCATGGGTGAAGAAACTGACCGGTCCGGGCTTCACCGAGACGCTGTACTACGAGACGAGCCGCTCCGGAAATACGCCTCAGTGGGGCGGAAATATCTCCACGGTCACCTGGAAGGGCCAGGACGGATCGGTCACCAACACCGACAACTACGTCTACGACCCGCTGTCGAGACTCAAGTCCGCGATCTCGAAGGCCGGTTCGATCGTGAACTACCGTGAGACCTACAGCTACGACAAGCACGGCAACATGCTGTCGTACAGCCATACCGGTCTTGACGG
- a CDS encoding type IV pilus assembly protein PilC has translation MFKVNKLTDKKKRLFFSQLQVLLGAGLSFTASFSLIIESATGHDLEVYRRLFDKVIAGSSLWSALQEESEFTDLDSGVIRIGEESGKLIDALGFLTDYYEKKETQRRTLVSALSYPMITLGVAVVVLVFMMLVVIPMFEQVYARMGSELPSMTRMMISISSKMPAVFIVILALIALWYVIKARYGKTDAFQRATSSLLLKTPYAGNLICLFQLSRFSRLLYLLISSDVPILQSLRLMGDIIRFYPIRKSIEDTCAIVERGGLLYTGFAKYPSIYNKKFTVLLRVGEETNSLDSMLKTLSDDMASELDYELKQVNSTLEPILILFIGIIVAFVLISMYLPMFKMGMTIQ, from the coding sequence ATGTTCAAGGTAAATAAATTGACGGATAAGAAGAAGAGGCTGTTCTTTTCTCAGCTTCAGGTCCTGCTTGGCGCTGGCCTGAGCTTTACTGCATCTTTTTCGTTGATAATAGAGAGTGCGACGGGACACGACCTGGAGGTGTACCGCAGGTTGTTCGATAAAGTCATAGCGGGTTCAAGCCTCTGGTCTGCCCTGCAGGAAGAAAGTGAATTTACCGACCTTGATTCCGGAGTTATCCGTATCGGAGAAGAGTCCGGAAAACTTATCGATGCTCTTGGCTTCCTTACCGATTATTATGAGAAAAAGGAGACTCAGCGGAGGACTCTCGTAAGTGCATTGAGTTATCCGATGATCACTCTCGGTGTTGCTGTCGTGGTCCTTGTCTTTATGATGCTCGTAGTGATTCCTATGTTCGAGCAGGTCTATGCCAGGATGGGCAGCGAACTCCCGTCCATGACCCGCATGATGATCTCGATTTCCTCGAAGATGCCTGCCGTCTTTATAGTCATTCTTGCACTGATTGCGCTCTGGTATGTCATCAAAGCCCGTTACGGAAAGACGGATGCGTTCCAGAGGGCTACCTCTTCGTTGCTGCTGAAGACTCCTTATGCGGGTAATCTGATCTGCTTATTCCAGCTGTCAAGATTCAGCCGCTTGCTATATCTTCTCATCAGTTCGGATGTCCCGATTCTGCAGTCGCTTCGGCTCATGGGGGATATCATACGCTTTTATCCTATCCGGAAATCTATCGAAGATACTTGCGCCATAGTAGAGCGCGGCGGTCTTCTATATACAGGCTTTGCGAAATATCCGTCTATCTATAACAAAAAATTCACAGTACTTTTACGCGTCGGAGAGGAGACCAACTCGCTCGACTCCATGCTCAAGACCCTCAGCGACGACATGGCCTCAGAACTCGACTACGAGCTCAAGCAGGTCAACAGCACCCTTGAGCCAATCCTCATCCTCTTCATCGGAATCATCGTAGCCTTCGTCCTTATCTCCATGTACCTGCCGATGTTCAAGATGGGAATGACGATACAATAA
- a CDS encoding prepilin-type N-terminal cleavage/methylation domain-containing protein: MRLIDRKASTLPELLVAMIIAGILLMLVFDGVDMVRKSLGQTDFSDFGEDLMQLQEYEIMNERSDSVVVKDSVYLFYRNGEVIDTLERNVQGK, encoded by the coding sequence ATGAGACTAATTGACAGAAAGGCGAGTACGCTTCCGGAACTGCTGGTGGCTATGATAATAGCGGGAATCCTTCTGATGCTTGTTTTCGATGGCGTTGATATGGTCAGAAAGAGTCTCGGTCAGACAGATTTCAGCGATTTTGGAGAGGACTTGATGCAACTGCAGGAATATGAGATCATGAATGAACGCTCGGATAGCGTTGTCGTCAAGGATTCTGTCTATCTGTTCTATCGGAATGGTGAAGTTATAGATACATTGGAAAGGAATGTTCAAGGTAAATAA
- a CDS encoding type IV pilus assembly protein PilQ, giving the protein MTFACLSTLQARQSDDRLAKIRHDLDSLAAVDSRFDALVDVSVTAFPVADLLKSLAIGNGLNINLALERFRGQITCNLEQVPLKDVLFLCCRENKLDLIIESGIVTIFPFIEEPALPEITVSLDTSGLYSYDFSGCPLDAVVRSIVSTSGQNLVCPKDLGERIVSGFGMGVTHSQMIESIAAANGLNASVSEDGIWYIFEGKQRNTNLSFYQDGGMQEDGNHCVRVFPMQFRTVDNIVEIIPERLKEKMDIKVFPDLNSLILSGDKYRVDELEKYLIGIDKSVPMISIDVVIVDATDRKSRSTGVKFGKGLEPSGQSYGQFSPGVDVSLGAAQINKLINAFNGIGLVNLGKVGDNFYAGLKLLEEDGTITLRSTPRLSTLNGHKATLTSGEVKYYKESQVNIIGTQNPMQSESYMWKNVEATFTLELLPYVSADSTITIHVDLSQDEFTERDNGDLTAPPGKTKRGFNSIVKVHDGEMVLLGGIERNLLDDTSAGLPFIARVPVLRLLFGNVTKTKENRKLNVFIRPVVIQ; this is encoded by the coding sequence ATGACGTTTGCCTGCCTCTCCACGCTGCAGGCCAGACAATCCGACGACCGGCTCGCTAAAATCCGGCACGATCTGGACAGCCTTGCCGCTGTGGACTCGCGCTTTGATGCTCTTGTAGATGTATCCGTGACCGCTTTCCCGGTAGCGGATCTCCTCAAGTCCCTTGCCATAGGCAACGGCCTCAATATCAATCTGGCATTAGAAAGATTCCGAGGCCAGATAACATGCAACCTCGAGCAGGTGCCTCTTAAAGATGTCCTTTTCCTGTGCTGTCGAGAGAATAAACTCGATCTTATAATAGAGTCGGGCATAGTTACAATCTTCCCTTTCATCGAAGAGCCGGCACTCCCTGAGATTACTGTCAGTCTCGACACGTCCGGCCTTTATTCATACGACTTCTCAGGATGCCCCCTTGATGCGGTTGTCCGGAGCATAGTTTCCACATCCGGACAGAATCTGGTTTGCCCGAAAGATCTTGGGGAACGCATCGTGTCCGGCTTCGGAATGGGAGTTACACATAGTCAGATGATAGAGTCCATAGCTGCGGCAAACGGGCTTAATGCTTCTGTCAGCGAGGATGGAATCTGGTATATCTTCGAAGGAAAACAGAGGAATACCAATCTGTCATTCTATCAGGATGGAGGAATGCAGGAGGATGGAAACCACTGCGTGCGCGTTTTCCCTATGCAGTTCAGGACAGTAGACAATATTGTTGAAATAATCCCGGAAAGGCTGAAAGAAAAGATGGATATCAAGGTTTTCCCGGACTTGAACAGCCTGATTTTGAGTGGAGATAAGTACAGGGTTGATGAATTGGAAAAATACCTTATCGGCATTGATAAAAGTGTCCCGATGATATCAATAGATGTTGTCATTGTTGATGCGACAGACAGGAAATCACGTTCTACTGGAGTAAAATTCGGAAAGGGACTTGAACCCTCCGGTCAATCCTACGGACAGTTCTCACCTGGGGTAGATGTTTCGCTTGGCGCCGCCCAGATAAATAAACTGATAAATGCCTTTAACGGTATCGGTCTGGTAAACCTCGGGAAGGTTGGCGACAACTTTTACGCCGGTCTTAAATTGCTGGAAGAAGACGGGACCATCACCCTTCGCTCAACCCCTAGATTATCTACCCTCAATGGCCATAAGGCGACATTGACAAGCGGTGAGGTCAAGTATTACAAAGAAAGTCAGGTCAACATCATAGGAACCCAGAACCCGATGCAGTCGGAGTCTTACATGTGGAAAAACGTCGAAGCTACTTTCACGCTCGAACTGCTTCCTTATGTCAGTGCCGACAGCACCATAACAATCCATGTCGATCTTAGCCAGGATGAGTTTACCGAACGGGACAACGGCGACCTTACCGCGCCTCCAGGAAAGACAAAGAGAGGCTTCAACAGTATTGTCAAGGTCCATGACGGAGAAATGGTACTGCTCGGCGGAATAGAACGGAATCTTCTGGACGATACCAGCGCCGGCCTTCCTTTCATCGCCAGAGTTCCTGTACTCAGGCTCCTTTTCGGAAATGTTACCAAGACGAAGGAGAACCGTAAGCTTAATGTGTTCATCAGACCGGTAGTAATACAATGA
- a CDS encoding general secretion pathway protein E — MKNIKIDTEALQVFSADEAQFYRLLPYGYDEAGRLLCLGIENEDYTSVSNEISMLFGKQILIEGIEEHELSKLLATSYRATTSASHGHLPKDTSEMVAFLIDDAYSMRASDIHMEPSERKCRIRYRVDGRLIERHVIPASEYTALVNRVKIMSSLDISEKRLPQDGRILYESGGVRFDIRTSILPTIHGEKIVLRLLTMNERHMSISELGMDDRQYEDYVKAISHPHGMILISGPTGSGKSTTLYATLERLNRGDNNILTIEDPVEYTLDGINQVQLKEEIGLDFPSALRTFLRQDPDIIMLGEIRDEATAEMAVRSSLTGHLLLSTLHTNSAWGCITRMTDMGIHPYLLSETLVACIAQRLVRTLCPHCRKETGDGHFAPVGCPHCFYTGYLGRKAIYEVIPIDSELSMAIREGVTDIGDYLKKHGIKTLKDSAVALYNQGETSKEEILQLID, encoded by the coding sequence ATGAAAAATATCAAGATAGATACGGAAGCCCTTCAGGTCTTTTCAGCCGATGAAGCACAGTTCTACAGACTGCTCCCTTACGGCTACGACGAGGCCGGGCGACTGCTTTGCCTCGGCATCGAAAACGAAGACTATACTTCCGTCTCGAACGAGATCAGCATGCTCTTCGGAAAACAGATCCTTATCGAAGGTATCGAAGAACATGAGCTGTCCAAGCTCCTCGCGACCAGCTATAGGGCGACCACATCAGCCAGCCACGGCCATCTCCCGAAAGACACATCCGAAATGGTGGCCTTCCTGATAGACGACGCATACAGCATGAGGGCCAGCGATATCCATATGGAACCTTCGGAGAGGAAATGCCGCATACGTTATAGGGTCGACGGACGACTGATCGAACGACATGTGATACCGGCATCAGAGTATACAGCCCTGGTAAACAGAGTCAAGATCATGTCGAGTCTCGACATCTCGGAAAAACGTCTGCCGCAGGACGGCCGAATCCTCTATGAATCCGGCGGTGTCCGGTTCGATATCCGAACTTCGATTCTGCCGACAATCCACGGCGAAAAAATAGTCCTCCGACTATTGACCATGAACGAAAGACACATGTCCATATCCGAACTCGGAATGGACGACCGTCAGTACGAGGACTATGTAAAAGCAATCTCCCATCCGCACGGGATGATCCTTATCAGCGGCCCTACCGGCTCGGGAAAGAGCACAACCCTTTATGCCACGCTGGAGAGACTCAATCGCGGCGACAATAATATACTGACCATAGAGGATCCTGTCGAATATACTCTCGACGGTATCAACCAGGTCCAGCTCAAGGAAGAAATCGGACTTGACTTCCCGTCCGCTCTCAGGACATTCCTCCGTCAGGACCCGGATATCATAATGCTGGGAGAGATACGAGATGAGGCCACAGCCGAAATGGCTGTGAGAAGTTCTCTGACAGGTCACCTTCTCCTCTCCACCCTTCATACCAACAGTGCCTGGGGATGCATAACCCGTATGACCGATATGGGAATTCACCCATATCTCCTCTCGGAAACACTGGTCGCATGTATTGCCCAGAGGCTTGTCAGAACTCTCTGTCCACATTGCCGCAAAGAAACAGGTGACGGCCATTTTGCCCCAGTGGGTTGCCCTCATTGCTTCTATACCGGATACCTTGGCCGAAAAGCAATCTACGAGGTTATACCTATAGACTCCGAACTTTCAATGGCCATCCGAGAAGGAGTTACCGATATTGGAGACTATCTTAAAAAACATGGAATCAAAACTTTGAAAGACTCAGCCGTAGCTTTGTATAATCAGGGGGAAACCTCGAAAGAGGAAATCCTTCAATTAATTGACTAA
- a CDS encoding type II secretion system protein G (GspG) gives MNHRRKLSAFSLPELLVVLVIMGILVLIALPNLMPLISRAKSTEAQQQLVFLHSLETSHFYTYSRYSDNLDELGFEQATLVSDGGNANYKIEIVEATEKGFKAQAVAIVDFDRDGTYDTWEIDQDKNLRQVIKD, from the coding sequence ATGAATCATCGTAGAAAACTGTCAGCGTTCTCGTTACCCGAATTGCTTGTAGTGCTTGTAATTATGGGTATTCTCGTGCTTATCGCACTTCCGAATCTCATGCCTCTTATTTCCAGGGCGAAATCTACGGAAGCTCAGCAACAACTCGTTTTCCTGCACTCGCTGGAGACGAGCCACTTCTATACATACTCCCGTTACTCCGACAACCTTGACGAACTCGGCTTCGAGCAGGCCACGCTTGTTTCGGACGGAGGTAATGCGAATTATAAGATAGAAATCGTAGAAGCTACAGAAAAAGGCTTCAAGGCTCAGGCCGTTGCTATCGTCGACTTCGACAGAGACGGCACCTACGACACATGGGAAATCGACCAGGATAAGAATCTTCGTCAGGTAATAAAAGACTAA